The sequence AAGTAGCAATGAAGTCCCTGGAGGAAAATATAGAGAGAATCAGATCCAAGGCAGATTACAAGAAGAACTTTGGAGATGCTTCTTCGGGAGCGGCTGTTGTCATTGACGTAAACAGCGGAGAGGTGCTCGCCATGGCAAGCTATCCCAGTTATGACCCGTCTGTATTCCTGGCAGGACCGCAGGACAAGGAGGCACAGAAAACGATAAATGCTCTTTTGACTGATGAAAAGAATAAGCCTCTGTTCAACCGGGCTATACAGGGAGCATACACTCCCGGATCCACATTCAAGCCGCTGACCAGCATTGCAGGACTCGAAACAGGCGCAATTACTCCGCAGAACAGTTATATTACTGACAGAGGAACTCATGTAATAGGGGGCTGGACATTCAAGTGTATGGAGTATCCGACTTACGGTCATGGGACAATCGACGTCGTAAAGGCTTTGGCTACTTCCTGCAATATTTACTTTCATGAGCTTGGAGTAAAGGTCGGAATTGACAATATAGATTTGTGGGCGAAAAGATTTGGACTGGGTGAGTATACTGGTATTGAGCTGCCCTGGGAGAATAAAGGAATCAGAGCGAACAGACAAACCAAAAAGGAACTCAGGAATGATGAGTGGAGACCTGCGGATACAGCCCAGACGGCAATAGGGCAATTTGACAATGCTTTTACTCCGATTCAGCTGGCAAATTACGTTAGCACATTGGCAAACGGAGGAAAGAAATACAAACCACATATAGTAAAAGAAATACGTAAATATGACGGTTCAACGGTATTAAAAAGCGAACCTGAGTATGAGCAGCTGCCTATAAAAGAGGAGACAATGAAGATAGTTCATGAAGGAATGGTGGCTGTTGCCAATACGGAAGACGGAACGGTAAATCAGCTTTTTTCCGATTTTCCTTTTAAAGTGGCGGGAAAAACCGGTACTCCCGAGACAGGACTTGAGCATCTGGGACAGTCATCGAACGGTGTCTTTATTGCATATGCTCCGGCCGACAATCCACAGGTTGCCGTGGCAGTGGTAATAGAGCACGGTGTCTGGGGTTCGGAGGTTGCACCTGTAGCCAAGGACATATTGCGAGAATATTTCGGTATGAACAATGACAGTCTGCCAAAAGATCAGATTGTTGTTGATAAACCAAGTTTTACGCGCTAGTTTGTGTATTCAGCGTGCAATGTGTATAAAAGAGATAAACTGACGGATATTGGAGGTTGCTTTTGATGAGTGAAGGTAGTGTTATTTTTAAGGGGTCATTAAACGGGCTTACTATTATAATGAAGGAAGAAGAGGATTATGATTCGATACTTAAGCAGATTGAAGACAAAATAGCCTCATCCGGAAGGTTTTTCAAAGGAGCAATCCTTTCTGTTAAATACAGGGGAAAAAAGCTTACCGAAGAACAGGAAAGAAAGCTTTTTGAATTATTGAGGGACAAAAGCGGGGCGAAAATAAAAAGCCTTGAGGAGGACACGGAAGAGCCCGTAAAACCTGAACCCGTGCAGCAGCAGCCAAGATTTCGCTCCAAAATCAGAATGAGCAACTTTTATTTCAAGGGATTGGAGGAAGGTATTACAAAATTTCACAGAGGTACTGTGCGTTCAGGGCAATTGGTGAGCTTTGACGGAAATCTTGTGATAATCGGCGATGTAAACCCCGGCGGTGAGGTTTGTGCAACCGGACATGTCATTGTTATGGGATCGCTTCGCGGCATGGTTCATGCAGGGGCAAACGGAAACAGGGAAGCTTTGGTAGTTGCTCTGAATTTGCAACCGACCCAGCTTAGAATAGCTGATGTAATTACCCGGCCTCCGGACGAGAAGGAAACTGTTGGGCAATTTTTCCCCGAATTGGCATATATCAAGGATGGCATGGTATATATCGAAAGATATTTGCCTGCAAGATGAAGCAAGGACAATTTAGAAGCATGCATAATATACTTTATATGTAAAAATGAAGAATTGACAAATCAGTAAAAGAAATATATAGTTTAATTAAGAGTTTAAAAGGATTTTGCCTTAAAAAGGGATTTTGGTGTTGACACGCCGTTACAAATATATGTTTAAGGAGGAAATATATCTGTTAACCGTACGAAATTGATTATACTTAGGAGGAATATATATGAGCGAGGTCATTGTAATAACTTCCGGTAAAGGTGGAGTGGGAAAAACCACAACTACCGCGAATATCGGAACGGGATTGGCACTTCAGGGAAAAAAGGTGGTTTTAATCGATACTGATATAGGACTTAGAAATCTTGACGTTGTCATGGGTTTGGAGAACAGGATAGTTTACGACCTGGTGGATGTGGTTGAAGGTACCTGCAGAATTAAGCAGGCTTTAATAAAAGACAAGCGTTTCGAAGGGTTGTATCTTCTTCCGGCGGCGCAGACAAGGGACAAGACTGCCGTAAATCCCGAGGGCATGATAAAATTGTGCGAAGAACTGAGAAAGGATTTTGATTATATTCTTATAGACTGTCCCGCAGGGATAGAGCAGGGATTTAAAAATGCGATAGCCGGAGCGGACAGGGCAATAGTTGTTACCACTCCGGAAGTTTCTGCCGTAAGAGATGCGGACAGGATAATTGGGCTTTTGGAGGCAAATGAACTTAAAAATCCAAAGCTTCTTATAAACAGGGTAAGGCAGGACATGGTAAAGCGCGGCGATATGATGTCGATAGATGATATAATAGATATTCTTGCAATAGATCTTATCGGAGTCGTTCCCGATGATGAAAAAATCATTGTTTCCACAAACAAGGGAGAGCCAGCGGTTACAGACAATAAATCCGCAGCCGGAGCGGCTTACAGAGCAATTACAAGAAGAATAATGGGCGAGGATGTTCCTTTGCTTAATTTGGGCTCTGAAGACGGTTTTATGTTTAAAATCAAAAAGTTGTTTGGGTTAAAAGTAAATTGAGAGGATGAGACCTATGTTACTGGATTTATCAAAAATATTTGGCAAATCCAAAAATTCAAAGGATCTTGCCAAGGAAAGGCTTAAGCTGGTACTGATTCACGACAGGGCAAATGTTTCTCCTCAGTTTTTAGAGATGGTCAAAGGAGAAATTATTAAAGTCATCTCTAATTATATGGATGTGGATGAGGAATCACTGGATATTCAGATGACGAGGACAAAAAGCGAAGACGGCAACTCGGTTGTACCTGCGCTGGTAGCGAATATTCCCATTAGAAGTGTCAAAAACAGCGGCAAATAAAATATAATCGGTGAATTCTTATGAATATTGCGTTAATTGCTCATGACAAGAAGAAAGAATTAATGGCTTCATTTTGTATTGCCTACAGGAGTATATTGAAAAATCATACTCTTTTTGCGACGGGTACAACGGGGGCAATTATAGTTGAGGCAACCGGACTCAATGTTCATAGGTTTTTACCTGGGGTGATGGGAGAACAGCAGATTAGTGCCAGAGCAGCCTATAATGAGTTGGACTTGGTTATTTTCTTCAGAGATCCCATTAGCGCCAAATCTGATGAACCGGATATACATTCTTTATTGAGAGAATGCGATATTAATAATATTCCCTTTGCCACAAATTTAGGTACGGCTGAAATGCTTATAAAAGGTCTTGAAAGAGGCGACCTTGACTGGAGAGAACTTATTAAGAAATAAAATGGCAATAAAAAGGACTCCGGCGCAAAAAAGCCGGGTCCTTACGGTGTTTGCTCTCTATTCAAGTCTTGCCTCAAGCTCATCATACACTTCTTCCGGTGTCATTCCGGAAGCATCTATGATAATTGCATCTGTTTCAGTATCTTCAATTCCAAGCATGTTTGAATCCAAACCTGATACAACGAAAGCGTCAAACTCGTCAACAAGACTTGATATTTCTTCTGCATCTGTAAAATTAATATTTTCAACTTCATATCCTCTTTCGGACAAAAACTCTTCTATAGGCGTAAGATTTTCTTCCACTGCGACTCTGGGTTTCAAAATTCCACCTCCCGGTTAATTAAATTGCTTGTTTTCTTGATGTTCGGAAGCAGCGTCATTTAATATTATTTCAAGCGAATTGCTAATTATAATTGGAAAATTAATTCACTTTCGATTTATTGTAATATTCTTAAAACAAATCAAATATAATCAAAATATAAAAATACTGACAGCTCATCTTACATACATTGTTAAAAAATATTAAAAAACTTTACGGGGATGTGTTTGCCGTGGACGATATTGTTTACAGACAAAGATACCCAAGATATAATGTCCAACAAAGTCTGAGAAGAACAAGGAAGAGCAAAAGAAAACGGGGAAGCGGGGAAAGACTTAACCTCGTTCAAAAGTTTGTGATACAAACTGTCGTATGTGTCGTTGTTCTTTTGACGGCTGTACTCATTAAAAATATTAATTCACCAATTACCAATTACTGCAAAGACAAAATAAAGGGAATCCTGTCCTATAATATTGACATTAACAGTGTATTCGGGAAAATTGACAGTTTTTTGGCAAGTGCCGGGAATAATAAAAGTGTTATCAAAGAAGATGAGAGCGTTGAAGATGTTGTTGAGAATGTTAACGAGAAGTCAGGTTCGCAAAAAGATGCTTTAGAGAGTGAAAATCCGGCTGAAGAAGAAGGCACATATGTCAAATCCGCTGAAACCGTCTTGACAGACAATGAAACAGAAAACCAGGAAGATTTGCCGAATTCATTTATTATTCCTGTGGGCGGAATAATAGGAGCGTTGTACGGTGAAAGAGTTTACACGCCTGAAGGAACGGAAGAGATTCACCAGGGAATTGATATAAAGGCTTTGAAAGGTACTCCTGTAAAAGCTGCGGCGGAAGGTGAAGTAATAGAGGCCGGGGAAAACCAAATATACGGAAAATACATAAAAATCAAGCACGGGGAAGATATAATATCTCTTTACGCCCATTGTTCGGACCTTTTGGTAAGCAAAGGACAGAACGTAAAAAAAGGCGAGACGGTTGCAAAAGTGGGAAATACGGGTACTTCCCAGGAACCTCATCTTCATTTTGAAGTATGGGAAAAGGGGACACCCGTAAATCCTCTGGATTACATCCAGTCTCCTTCAAATTAGGACTTAGGTATGGTTATAGGATATAAATTAAATAATAAATAGGAAATGGGGATAATCATATTTTTGTCAAAATTATAAAAAGGCCGTTTGAAGTTGAAATTGACCCTGTTTTTGCGGTATTGGCCGCAATAATGTATTACCACAATTATTTAATGGAATATTTATTAATTTTTTTTTCTATGGCAATTCACGAAACGGCTCACATTGTTGCGGCGGCAGTGCAAAAAAGAATACTTGTTTCGGTTAGGATTACAGCTTTAGGGTTAAATGCCGTCATAAAAGAAAAACATGATGTTGATGCAAATCGTTTTTTAATAAACATCAGCGGGCCATGTGCAAATATTTTAATGTTTTTTATTTGTATTATAATTAAAACGTATTATTTTAACGCCGGTTATAATATGCGTTTTTTTATCTATGCCAATATATGTCTTGCTTTATTTAACATGCTTCCGATTCTGCCTTTGGACGGCGGAAGGATTCTAAAAGACGTTCTTGTTTCAAAAATGGGTCTTGTCAGGGGATGCAAATATACAAGAAGACTGTCTTTGATATTTTCGGCTTTGCTTTTGGTTCTTGGAATTTTTCAATATATAATAAGTAAATATAATTTCAGCATACTTTTAATTGCCGGATATATGTTATATTTCCAAAAAAGCGACAGACCGGAGGAGATATTAATGAATATCAGAAACCTCTTGTTTAAACGTTCAAGGTTTTTAAAGAAAGGAGTTTATCCGGGGAGGGAATTGGTGGTATTGGAATCCACCCGTTTGGGGGAGTTGATAAAAAGCATGGATTTTGACAGGTTTCATATTATATATGTTGTAAATGAAAACATGCGTGTGGTCAGGGTCTTTACTGAACAGGAAATTATCGATTATATAATGAAATATAATGCGGATATAAGTTTTAGGGATTTAATGGAAACTGTGGACTGACGGAAAATGATATACAAGAAAGGGCATATACAAGATAGTTTATATGTATATACCCCTTTAAAACTATTTTAACAATCCTATATTTGTAAGAATTTCCCTGGTGGATTTGGGTCTGTTCATTGTAAGAAGATGTATGCCGTCCACACCGTTGTCAATCAAATCGCGTATTTGATTGCTGGCGTACTCGATGCCCGCCTTGCGCATGTCCTCGTCGTTATCGCCGTATTTGTCCATCATTATTACCAGTTTTGCGGGAATGGATGCACCACAAAGATATGTAATGCGTTTAATCTGGTCGGCTTTAAATATCGGCATTATTCCGGGAGTAATGGGACACGTGATACCTATTGAGGCTGTTTTGTCCAGAAAATCGTAGAACAGCCGGTTGTCGAAGAACAACTGTGTTACAAGGAAATCAACCCCGGTGTCGACTTTTTGCTTAAGATACAAAAGATCATCTTTAAGACGTTTGCTGTTAACATGACCTTCCACGTAAGCTGCGGCGGCTATGCAGAAATCATTTCTGTTCTGTTTTCTTACATGGGCAATAAGTTCATTTGCATATTTAAAAGCATTATTACTAAAATCAAAATCCGGTTGATTTGCCGGGGGGTCTCCTCTTAAAGCTAGAATATTCTCAAGGTTGTGTTCGCGCATAGATGTCAGGAGAGCATCTATTTCCTCTTTGGAATGTCCGACGCATGTCAGATGTGCCATACTTTCGATACCATACTCGTTTTTAATTTTTGATGCGATCTCAATGGTTCTGTCTTTTGCGCTTCCTCCGGCTCCGTATGTAACACTGATAAAGTCAGGCTTTAATTCCTTGAACTGTTCCAAAGTTCCGAATATGGACTCGATGGGAGTATCAAGCTTTGGAGGAAAGATTTCGAAGGATATAACCGGTTTCTTTTTTTTGAACAAATCTACCAGATTCATAACAGGCCTCCTGCAAGAAAGAATCTTGACATTATTATGTTTGGCGTGTAATTATGTTAAAATTTATTATAGCATAGAGTCATGGACTGTCAAGTTTGGGAAAAAGAGATACCTTTTCGGTAACCGATGATATAACTTTTGGCTGAATTAAAAAATAAGTTTTTTAGAGGGCTAATAGTTGCAGTTTTTATATATAAAGTTTATAATGCTTTTATAACTGTTGTTTGTTTAATGTTATTTAATACACGGCGGATTTAACAAATGATATGGTTGAAATATGAAAAGATATGGGGAATAATGAATAAAGAATTTATTTTTTCATATGATGTATTTAAGTACAAATAGGACCGATAATAACAAACGTATATGACTTTGTCAATTATTTAGGATTTGGAGGTAAGGTACGGCTTATGAAACCTAAAATGTTTTTTAAGGCGATTACCAAATTCAGAAATATTCTTTTGCTTGCGATAGTAATCGGTATATTCTTTGCAACTCTAAATAACATCAGCAACGTTCCTTTCCTTTTGATAGGAGCTGCGTGTTATATATACTCTGTAATCCGGACTCTTAAAAATCCGAGGTTTATGGCGGAGTTTAACAGGGAGATACAGTTTGAAAGCATTCAGGACCTGAACGAGGAATGCAACAGGTTGTATCAAAATGCCTTTAAAAGGCTGCCGGCGGGAATGAGGGAGAGAATCAGAAATATCTATAAGGAAAAGCAGGCTCTTGTGGCTTACTATGTACGGACCAAAAGCGATCCGGTAAAGCAAAGGATTGTGGAACAGGCTTTAAATCTTGTTATTGTTTATTTTAAACTTATGCTTAACTATAGTATAAGAATCAAAGAGGTAAATTCTGCAAATGTCCAGAAAATCGTGGAGCGCATTAATGCCAACAAGAGAAAATTGCAACTTCTTACAAACCCAAAGGCCGTGGAAGATTTGGAAAGGGCAGTGGAGCTTGATGAAAAGATAATTGAAAGAATAAATAATGAAAAAATTGAGTTGGAAACGATAAGTTCCAAACTGGACTATATTGAAAGTGCCATACTCATGTTTAAACATCAGATTATATCCAATGCAAGCACGGAACCTATTGCCGAAGATATTGACAATGTGATAAACGAAGCAATTGCTTTGGATAACGCATTAACATCCCACAGAAACGAAAAACTAAGACTATACTGAAAAGGAGGAGGTTTTATGATAAACTTTGTTTATAAAAATCCAACGAAGATAATATTTGGCAGAGGTACTGAATTGAAAGTCGGAGAAGAAGTCAGACAATACAGTGGGAAAGTATTGCTTCATTATGGTGGAGGCAGCATAAAGAAGACCGGTTTATACGATAGAGTGGTTAATTCCCTGAAACAGGCAGGAGTTGAAGTGGTTGAGCTTGGAGGAGTCATGCCCAATCCGAGGCTTGGCCTTGTAAACGAGGGAATAAAAATTTGCCGCGAAAAAGGAATTGACTTTATTCTGGCGGTAGGCGGAGGAAGTGCCATTGATTCGGCAAAGGCTATAGCAGTGGGAGTGCCGTATGACGGCGACGTATGGGACTTTTTCTGTGGCAAGGCCGAACCGAAAGAAGCCCTTCCTGTAGGTGTGGTTTTGACCATACCTGCTGCGGGAAGTGAAGCAAGCCCAAATTCTGTAATAACCAGGGAAGACGGCCTGTACAAACGGGGAATGTACTCTGAGCTGATAAGGCCGGTATTTGCCATTATGAATCCTGAATTGACCTATACGCTTCCTGCATATCAGACTGCGTGCGGTACTGCTGATATCATGGCGCATATAATGGAAAGGTATTTTACAAACGAAACCCATACAGATTTAACAGACCGTCTTTGCGAGGCTACGCTCAAAACAATGATTAAGAACGTGCCTATTGCTTTGGAAGAGCCGGACAATTATAATGCAAGGGCGGAGATTATGTGGGCAGGTACAATTGCGCACAACGGGCTTTTGGGAACCGGAAGAATTGAGGACTGGGCATCCCATAATATTGAGCATGAAATCAGCGCGATTTACGATGTGGCACACGGAGCCGGCCTTGCAGTGGTGTTCCCGGCGTGGATGAAATATGTTTACAAAAACAATTTGGACCGTTTTGTGCAGTTTGCCGTAAGAGTGTGGAATGTGGAAATGAATTTTGACGAGCCGGAAAGGACGGCTCTGGAAGGTATAGAACGGCTGAAAAAGTTCTTTAAAGAAATAGGTCTTCCGGTTTCTTTGAAAGAAATGAACATAGGCGATGACAGGCTGGAAGAAATGGCGTCAAAATGCACGAACGGAGGAAAAGCTACAATCGGAAATTTTGTAAAACTCAATCGTGAAGATGTGTACAATATTTTAAAGCTGGCAGTGTAATCGAAACGAACTTAAATATATTAAGATTTTTTGCGGGAATTTATGTACGCGAAAATATATATGAAAAAGAGGACGTTTATGTCCTCTTTACTTTTTTTCAGCGATGAGAAACTTAATTTTACAGCCCTGTTCAAGAAACATTCTTTCATGTTCGGTTTCAATGTTACCTTCAAAACCGCTTGCATGCAAATCTTCGGTCAGATAAACGATATTGAAGTTGCATTGTTCAAAATACTTTATAGAATCCTGAAACAACATCGTGTCGTCGGTTTTAAACCAAATTTGTCCATTGGGAGCCAGAAACGTTCTATACTGGTTCAGCTGGTTTGGATGCGTAAGACGCCTTGCCTTGTGACGGTTTTTAGGCCAGGGATTGCAGAAATTTATAAAAATTCTGCCAATTTGATCGTTTTCATCCAGCATTCTGTGAATAAGCATTATTTCATGGGCCATAAGCCGGATGTTTTTTGTCTCAGCGCCAATCAAAGCATATTCATTTTCGATTTTTTTCATTGCGAGGGCCAGCACTTCATCTTTAATATCAACGGCAATAAAATTTTTATCGGGATTGGTAGAAGCAAGCTTTGATATGAAGCCTCCTTTACCGCACCCAAGTTCCAACCATATCTCGTTGGAATTGCCGAATACTTCGCGCCATTTTCCTTTATATTCTGTCGGATTGATGACAAAAAAACTGCATGCTTCCAGTGCAGGCCTTGCCCAAGGTTTTTTTCTCAGCCGCATACCATTACCTCGCATTACTTTTATTATGTTTGATTTTTGTAAACTTTGTTTTGAAAATTGTCTTGCACCAAATTATTTTAAGACTGTTTGCTTAAAAATTCAACCTGTTAATTAATAAGTATTTCCAAACTTTTTGCCGGGTATCCTTTTCGGAAAAAGATTTAAATGCCCTTGCAGAAAAATTGGTGAAGAAATAGAATTATAAATAAGGAAAAAGGAAGAAATAATATAAAAATAAGAGACAAGGAGTGGGAAGATGCTGGAAAGGCTTAGTATAAGAACTTCGGCAAGAACGGCCATGATTGATATAACTTCAAAAGTTCAACAGGTTGTGGAAAGGTCCGGGGTAAAGTCCGGAATCTGCACTGTTTTTGTTCCCCATACCACTGCGGGAATTACGATAAATGAAAATGCGGATCCGGATGTGGTGTCAGACATTCTGACGGAGATAAATAAAATTGTTCCTTTTGAGGATGGTTAC comes from Acetivibrio thermocellus ATCC 27405 and encodes:
- the mrdA gene encoding penicillin-binding protein 2, translating into MGEKKPVDKISERYRIMVISFTLIFAVIVAQLVNLQIINGEYYDEQSQTKLLAERDIIAPRGKIVDRNGVPIAVNRMGYAVKIAKTGMTEKEKNEMILKLINIFEKNGDSYEKNLSNYLTFNPIAFGPKNQSEDALQRWKKDMVVKADDMKLLETPEDVFKYFRKKFYIDDTYTDEEAYKIMTIKYDMLIKGYTATNPLLVAKDVKVETVAQIEERSHEFPGVIIDVIPQRKYVDASSVAHVLGHIGVISEEEYKTYKDNGYTMNDMIGKGGIEKTQESQLRGINGKKRVEVDTNGRLTAELSSEPAIPGNDVVLTIDMRLQKVAMKSLEENIERIRSKADYKKNFGDASSGAAVVIDVNSGEVLAMASYPSYDPSVFLAGPQDKEAQKTINALLTDEKNKPLFNRAIQGAYTPGSTFKPLTSIAGLETGAITPQNSYITDRGTHVIGGWTFKCMEYPTYGHGTIDVVKALATSCNIYFHELGVKVGIDNIDLWAKRFGLGEYTGIELPWENKGIRANRQTKKELRNDEWRPADTAQTAIGQFDNAFTPIQLANYVSTLANGGKKYKPHIVKEIRKYDGSTVLKSEPEYEQLPIKEETMKIVHEGMVAVANTEDGTVNQLFSDFPFKVAGKTGTPETGLEHLGQSSNGVFIAYAPADNPQVAVAVVIEHGVWGSEVAPVAKDILREYFGMNNDSLPKDQIVVDKPSFTR
- the minC gene encoding septum site-determining protein MinC, which produces MSEGSVIFKGSLNGLTIIMKEEEDYDSILKQIEDKIASSGRFFKGAILSVKYRGKKLTEEQERKLFELLRDKSGAKIKSLEEDTEEPVKPEPVQQQPRFRSKIRMSNFYFKGLEEGITKFHRGTVRSGQLVSFDGNLVIIGDVNPGGEVCATGHVIVMGSLRGMVHAGANGNREALVVALNLQPTQLRIADVITRPPDEKETVGQFFPELAYIKDGMVYIERYLPAR
- the minD gene encoding septum site-determining protein MinD, with amino-acid sequence MSEVIVITSGKGGVGKTTTTANIGTGLALQGKKVVLIDTDIGLRNLDVVMGLENRIVYDLVDVVEGTCRIKQALIKDKRFEGLYLLPAAQTRDKTAVNPEGMIKLCEELRKDFDYILIDCPAGIEQGFKNAIAGADRAIVVTTPEVSAVRDADRIIGLLEANELKNPKLLINRVRQDMVKRGDMMSIDDIIDILAIDLIGVVPDDEKIIVSTNKGEPAVTDNKSAAGAAYRAITRRIMGEDVPLLNLGSEDGFMFKIKKLFGLKVN
- the minE gene encoding cell division topological specificity factor MinE, with the protein product MLLDLSKIFGKSKNSKDLAKERLKLVLIHDRANVSPQFLEMVKGEIIKVISNYMDVDEESLDIQMTRTKSEDGNSVVPALVANIPIRSVKNSGK
- a CDS encoding methylglyoxal synthase, producing MNIALIAHDKKKELMASFCIAYRSILKNHTLFATGTTGAIIVEATGLNVHRFLPGVMGEQQISARAAYNELDLVIFFRDPISAKSDEPDIHSLLRECDINNIPFATNLGTAEMLIKGLERGDLDWRELIKK
- a CDS encoding YkuS family protein — protein: MKPRVAVEENLTPIEEFLSERGYEVENINFTDAEEISSLVDEFDAFVVSGLDSNMLGIEDTETDAIIIDASGMTPEEVYDELEARLE
- a CDS encoding M23 family metallopeptidase; its protein translation is MDDIVYRQRYPRYNVQQSLRRTRKSKRKRGSGERLNLVQKFVIQTVVCVVVLLTAVLIKNINSPITNYCKDKIKGILSYNIDINSVFGKIDSFLASAGNNKSVIKEDESVEDVVENVNEKSGSQKDALESENPAEEEGTYVKSAETVLTDNETENQEDLPNSFIIPVGGIIGALYGERVYTPEGTEEIHQGIDIKALKGTPVKAAAEGEVIEAGENQIYGKYIKIKHGEDIISLYAHCSDLLVSKGQNVKKGETVAKVGNTGTSQEPHLHFEVWEKGTPVNPLDYIQSPSN
- a CDS encoding site-2 protease family protein, which codes for MAIHETAHIVAAAVQKRILVSVRITALGLNAVIKEKHDVDANRFLINISGPCANILMFFICIIIKTYYFNAGYNMRFFIYANICLALFNMLPILPLDGGRILKDVLVSKMGLVRGCKYTRRLSLIFSALLLVLGIFQYIISKYNFSILLIAGYMLYFQKSDRPEEILMNIRNLLFKRSRFLKKGVYPGRELVVLESTRLGELIKSMDFDRFHIIYVVNENMRVVRVFTEQEIIDYIMKYNADISFRDLMETVD
- the metF gene encoding methylenetetrahydrofolate reductase [NAD(P)H], which produces MNLVDLFKKKKPVISFEIFPPKLDTPIESIFGTLEQFKELKPDFISVTYGAGGSAKDRTIEIASKIKNEYGIESMAHLTCVGHSKEEIDALLTSMREHNLENILALRGDPPANQPDFDFSNNAFKYANELIAHVRKQNRNDFCIAAAAYVEGHVNSKRLKDDLLYLKQKVDTGVDFLVTQLFFDNRLFYDFLDKTASIGITCPITPGIMPIFKADQIKRITYLCGASIPAKLVIMMDKYGDNDEDMRKAGIEYASNQIRDLIDNGVDGIHLLTMNRPKSTREILTNIGLLK
- a CDS encoding iron-containing alcohol dehydrogenase: MINFVYKNPTKIIFGRGTELKVGEEVRQYSGKVLLHYGGGSIKKTGLYDRVVNSLKQAGVEVVELGGVMPNPRLGLVNEGIKICREKGIDFILAVGGGSAIDSAKAIAVGVPYDGDVWDFFCGKAEPKEALPVGVVLTIPAAGSEASPNSVITREDGLYKRGMYSELIRPVFAIMNPELTYTLPAYQTACGTADIMAHIMERYFTNETHTDLTDRLCEATLKTMIKNVPIALEEPDNYNARAEIMWAGTIAHNGLLGTGRIEDWASHNIEHEISAIYDVAHGAGLAVVFPAWMKYVYKNNLDRFVQFAVRVWNVEMNFDEPERTALEGIERLKKFFKEIGLPVSLKEMNIGDDRLEEMASKCTNGGKATIGNFVKLNREDVYNILKLAV
- the trmB gene encoding tRNA (guanosine(46)-N7)-methyltransferase TrmB translates to MRLRKKPWARPALEACSFFVINPTEYKGKWREVFGNSNEIWLELGCGKGGFISKLASTNPDKNFIAVDIKDEVLALAMKKIENEYALIGAETKNIRLMAHEIMLIHRMLDENDQIGRIFINFCNPWPKNRHKARRLTHPNQLNQYRTFLAPNGQIWFKTDDTMLFQDSIKYFEQCNFNIVYLTEDLHASGFEGNIETEHERMFLEQGCKIKFLIAEKK
- a CDS encoding secondary thiamine-phosphate synthase enzyme YjbQ codes for the protein MLERLSIRTSARTAMIDITSKVQQVVERSGVKSGICTVFVPHTTAGITINENADPDVVSDILTEINKIVPFEDGYSHGEGNSAAHIKASLFGSSQQIIIENSRLLLGTWQGIYFCEFDGPRNREVYVKIT